From Rhodospirillaceae bacterium:
TTCTTTTAACAGCCCCATCCGCCAATACAGATTCGCAGGTGGTCAATTCTTGATCAGCTTCATTGGCAAAATCTTGTAAAGTCACCCCCTCTTTTAATAACCCAGCATCCTTTAATGCCTGGCAATAGGGCTGCATATTTGCTTCAACGCAGGGCAAACAAATTTTTATTGCCAGCAATCCGGTAATTGGCATCACGCTTAGGATCATTGCTAAAAATACAGTTCTTATCTTCCTGATTCCCATTTTCCTTACCCATCATCATTAAAGTTACAGCCTATATAATCCTTAATTATGGCTTTTTTGTGGCACTCCGATCAACCCCTAGCCAATGCCGCCGTTTTCTATATTATCCAGCTTAGAACCTGTTTTTTGCTTGACCTTTCCCCATCTGTAACTTGACTTATGCCTAAAATATATTGAAGATGCGCTAGGTGTTGCAAAAAATGGTGAGAACAGATGGCACTTCATAAAAAAATCGCTCGACTGATCAAAAATGGTGAATTTCTTTACTGGATTAACAAAAAATGGCGGATTTGGCGTAAACGCAAAGCTTCCTCCCTGGGCCTGCCAGCCATATCCGAAAAAGTCATCCGGCAGCCAGTGGTTGTAGACTTGCCGGAGCGCGACCCCAACAAAGCCCCTGCCGTCAGCGACCAAAATTTTCCCTATCAATTGATGGCCGCGGTGATCATTAAAAATGAAGCGCCTTATATGGTTGAGTGGTTGGAATTTCACCGGTTGGTTGGCATCCAAAAAATCATCATTTATGATAATGGCAGCTCCGATAATATTCAGGAACTTTTAAAGCCTTATATCCTAGAGGGTTATGTAGAACTGATCCCCTGGCCCAATTTCTTATTCCAATATAATCACCAGCATCTTTGTTATGCCCATGTCGTCCGCTACACCGCCCAAATGACCAAATGGCTGGCTATTATCGATGCCGACGAGTTTTTGTTTTCCCCAACCGGCCGACCCTTGCCACAAATTTTGGCACAATATGGCGATATCCCCATCCTGGGCGCTGCCATGCGGATTTTCGGGTTTTCGGGGCATGAAAAAAAACCGCAAGGATTGGTAACCGAAAACTTCCTCTACCGCTTTGCTGACCATGAGCCGGAAAGTAATCAATACCGCTCAATCGTGCAGCCACGCTTGGTGCGCTCGATCATTAGCGCTGCACGTTACCATCATTTACTGAATAACGTCCCTGCTTATGATGAAGACCGCAACCCGCTGCATAACTGGCCAACCGAAAAACCCTTAAACAGCATTCAGCTGCGGGTGAACCATTATCTCACCAAATCACGGGAAGAATTTATGCAGAAAATCAGCCGTCAATATTTCGTGCCACTGGAAAGATATCTGAAGCGTTATAAGAAAAAATATAAAACCCAAGCACAAAAAGATCAAATTGCCGCAGATTGGGCCA
This genomic window contains:
- a CDS encoding glycosyltransferase family 92 protein; amino-acid sequence: MALHKKIARLIKNGEFLYWINKKWRIWRKRKASSLGLPAISEKVIRQPVVVDLPERDPNKAPAVSDQNFPYQLMAAVIIKNEAPYMVEWLEFHRLVGIQKIIIYDNGSSDNIQELLKPYILEGYVELIPWPNFLFQYNHQHLCYAHVVRYTAQMTKWLAIIDADEFLFSPTGRPLPQILAQYGDIPILGAAMRIFGFSGHEKKPQGLVTENFLYRFADHEPESNQYRSIVQPRLVRSIISAARYHHLLNNVPAYDEDRNPLHNWPTEKPLNSIQLRVNHYLTKSREEFMQKISRQYFVPLERYLKRYKKKYKTQAQKDQIAADWAKWTQASKMKMHQKIFNTPLENFVLDQEILMYQAQLQEAIRQRLLQIADV